A genome region from Gadus macrocephalus chromosome 15, ASM3116895v1 includes the following:
- the zmiz1a gene encoding zinc finger MIZ domain-containing protein 1a isoform X2, whose translation MNTLPSMDRHIQQTNDRLLCIKQHLQNPANFQTAATELLDWCGDPRAFQRPFEQSLMGCLTVVSRVAAQQGYDLDLGYRLLAVCAANRDKFTPKSAALLSSWCEELGRLLLLRHQKNRQNEPQGPHKGPLHPQPSMNSMKPGLTHSDGSFPYDSGPWQQNTNQAPGSVSVVTTVWGVTNTSQSQVLANHMANSNNPMNQGGNPMNAGMGGSGPGLNPQQFSAQQQQQFAAKGGPNQQYMQQGMYGRPGYPGGPGGYGQGYPGGPNGGPGGMGMVPHSRSPGDFTQPAAAAAAAAVAAAAATATATATATVAALQESHNKDMNQYGQMCSSFQMGPQQSYNSQFMSPRGPPGGMNPANMGSPMNPNMNGPPMGMNQTRAPGMSPFGPHGQRMPQQGYPGGPRPGMQMQGMKRAYPGEASYGGQQYGPNGQFPPQQGQYPPSNASRPLPSPNYPGQRMPGQPGQGQYPPGMPMGQYYKQEQFNGQSPNFPGGGFSYSQGNGPSRPGNYPHSPVPGNPTPPMTPGSTIPPYLSPNPDVKPQFPPDMKPNMTALPPPPGNPNEELRLTFPVRDGVVLEPFRLEHNLAVSNHVFHLRPSVHQTLMWRSDLELQFKCYHHEDRQMNTNWPASVQVSVNATPLTIERGDNKTSHKPLHLKHVCQPGRNTIQITVTACCCSHLFVLQLVHRPSVRSVLQGLLKKRLLPAEHCITKIKRNFSSVAASAGNATLNGEDGVEQTAIKVSLKCPVTFRRIQLPARGHDCKHVQCFDLESYLQLNCERGTWRCPVCNKTALLEGLEVDQYMWGILNAIQNSEFEEVTIDPTCSWRPVPIKSELHIKEDPDGPLAKRFKTMSPSQMTMPNVVEMIAQLGPGSGPGPGSGPGSGVGLGHGGPGSGPSPYQSHPGPHGGGDYAGPGNGFHSHGNFDFPHGNPSGGGGGGGPGTGGGGGGGPPMSDFMHAPQLSHPPDAPGGLMSQDKPLNHGMSDSPRSHFSSLSPHLQMSHPDHSHNAIQQGMHMSPHHVHQSGQSLHHGGQSGQSLHHGGQSGQPPRQSSQPQSQHSGPQQQQNSHPHSDLNFNPSSDGPMGQGAQDMPEPSLDLLPELANPDELLSYLDPPDLPTNSNDDLLSLFENN comes from the exons CCCTGCTGTCGTCGTGGTGCGAGGAGCTGGGTCGCCTCCTCCTGCTGCGGCACCAGAAGAACCGTCAGAACGAGCCCCAGGGGCCCCATAAAGGGCCCCTGCATCCCCAGCCCAGCATGAACAGCATGAAGCCGGGCCTCACGCACAG cgaTGGGTCCTTTCCCTACGACTCGGGCCCCTGGCAACAGAACACAAACCAGGCCCCCGGCTCGGTTTCCGTCGTCACCACAGTGTGGGGTGTGACCAACACATCGCAGAGTCAG GTGCTGGCCAACCACATGGCGAACAGCAACAACCCCATGAACCAGGGGGGCAACCCCATGAACGCCGGCATGGGGGGCAGCGGGCCGGGGCTCAACCCGCAGCAGTTCAgcgctcagcagcagcagcagttcgCTGCCAAGGGGGGCCCCAATCAGCAGTACATGCAGCAGGGCATGTACGGCCGGCCTGGGTACCCTGGGGGGCCTGGGGGATACGGCCAAGG TTACCCGGGGGGCCCCAACGGCGGTCCGGGCGGGATGGGCATGGTCCCTCACTCGCGCTCACCGGGCGACTTCACCCAACCggccgctgctgccgccgccgccgccgtcgccgccgctgccgccacgGCAACGGCCACGGCGACGGCCACCGTGGCCGCTCTTCAGGAGAGCCACAACAAGGACATGAACCAGTATGGCCAG ATGTGCTCTTCATTTCAGATGGGCCCTCAACAGTCCTACAACAGCCAGTTCATGAGCCCGCGAGGCCCTCCCGGAGGCATGAATCCGGCCAACATGGGGTCGCCCATGAACCCCAACATGAACGGCCCCCCCATGGGCATGAACCAAACTCGAGCCCCAGGCATGAGTCCCTTCGGCCCTCACGGCCAACGGATGCCCCAGCAAGGCTACCCCGGAGGGCCCAGGCCGGGCATGCAGATGCAGGGCATGAAGAGAGCGTATCCTGGAGAG GCCAGCTACGGAGGTCAACAGTACGGGCCCAACGGTCAGTTCCCTCCTCAGCAAGGCCAGTACCCCCCGTCCAACGCCTCCAGACCCCTGCCCTCTCCCAACTACCCCGGCCAGAGGATGCCAGGGCAGCCGGGCCAGGGACAGTACCCCCCCGGGATGCCCATGGGCCAGTACTACAAG CAAGAGCAATTCAACGGTCAAAGTCCTAACTTCCCTGGAGGCGGATTCTCTTACAGCCAAGGCAACGGG CCCTCGCGACCGGGCAACTACCCCCACTCCCCTGTCCCGGGTAACCCAACACCGCCCATGACCCCGGGAAGTACCATCCCCCCTTACCTGTCCCCCAACCCGGACGTCAAGCCCCAGTTCCCCCCCGACATGAAACCAAATATGACAGCacttcctcctccgcctg GCAACCCCAACGAGGAGCTGCGGCTGACCTTCCCAGTGAGGGACGGGGTGGTGCTGGAGCCCTTCAGGCTGGAGCACAACCTGGCCGTCAGCAACCACGTCTTCCACCTGCGGCCCTCCGTGCACCAGACACTCATGTGGAG GTCGGACCTGGAACTGCAGTTCAAGTGCTACCACCACGAGGACCGGCAGATGAACACCAACTGGCCGGCGTCCGTACAGGTCAGCGTCAACGCCACGCCCCTCACCATCGAGAGGGGCGACAACAAGACTTCCCACAAGCCCTTGCACTTGAAGCATGTCTGTCAGCCTGGGAGGAACACCATCCAGATCACGGTCACCGCCTGTTGCTGT TCCCACCTGTTTGTGCTGCAGCTGGTCCACAGACCATCTGTGCGCTCTGTCCTCCAGGGTCTGTTGAAGAAGAGGCTTCTACCGGCAGAACATTGCATCACCAAAA TCAAGAGGAACTTCAGCAGTGTCGCTGCCTCTGCTGGCAACGCCACCCTGAACGGGGAAGACGGCGTGGAGCAGACGGCCATTAAAGTCTCCCTCAAATGCCCCGTCACCTTCAGACGCATCCAGCTGCCGGCGCGCGGACACGACTGCAAACACGTCCAG TGTTTTGATTTGGAGTCCTACCTGCAGCTCAACTGTGAGAGAGGAACGTGGAGGTGTCCTGTATGCAA TAAAACGGCGTTGTTGGAAGGCCTGGAGGTGGATCAGTACATGTGGGGTATCCTGAACGCCATCCAGAA TTCTGAATTTGAGGAGGTCACCATCGACCCCACCTGCAGCTGGAGACCGGTGCCCATCAAGTCGGAGCTGCACATCAAGGAGGACCCCGACGGGCCCCTGGCCAAACGCTTCAAGACCATGAGCCCCAGCCAGATGACCATGCCCAACGTGGTGGAGATGATCGCCCAGCTGGGGCCTGGTTCCGGACCGGGTCCCGGCTCTGGACCCGGGTCTGGTGTAGGCCTCGGACATGGTGGTCCCGGTTCTGGTCCGAGCCCCTACCAGTCTCATCCTGGTCCACATGGCGGGGGAGACTACGCTGGACCAG gCAACGGTTTCCACAGTCACGGGAACTTTGACTTCCCCCACGGTAATCCCtcaggtgggggaggtggaggaggaccgggtacaggaggagggggagggggaggacccCCTATGAGCGACTTCATGCACGCCCCCCAGCTCTCCCATCCCCCGGACGCCCCTGGTGGTCTGATGTCCCAGGACAAGCCCCTCAACCATGGGATGTCCGACTCA CCTCGATCtcacttttcctctctctcccctcaccttcAGATGTCCCATCCCGACCACTCCCACAATGCCATTCAGCAGGGCATGCACATGTCTCCGCACCACGTGCACCAATCGGGGCAGTCGTTGCATCACGGCGGCCAATCGGGGCAGTCGTTGCATCATGGCGGCCAATCGGGGCAGCCGCCTCGCCAGTCGTCGCAGCCCCAGTCCCAGCATAGCgggcctcagcagcagcagaacagtCACCCCCACAGCGATCTGAATTTTAACCCCTCTTCGGATGGGCCAATGGGGCAGGGAGCCCAGGACATGCCCGAGCCCTCCCTGGAT CTGCTTCCAGAGCTGGCCAACCCTGACGAGTTGCTCTCCTACTTGGACCCTCCTGACCTTCCGACCAATAGCAATGATGATCTCCTGTCCCTCTTTGAGAACAACTAG
- the zmiz1a gene encoding zinc finger MIZ domain-containing protein 1a isoform X4: MNSMKPGLTHSDGSFPYDSGPWQQNTNQAPGSVSVVTTVWGVTNTSQSQVLANHMANSNNPMNQGGNPMNAGMGGSGPGLNPQQFSAQQQQQFAAKGGPNQQYMQQGMYGRPGYPGGPGGYGQGYPGGPNGGPGGMGMVPHSRSPGDFTQPAAAAAAAAVAAAAATATATATATVAALQESHNKDMNQYGQMCSSFQMGPQQSYNSQFMSPRGPPGGMNPANMGSPMNPNMNGPPMGMNQTRAPGMSPFGPHGQRMPQQGYPGGPRPGMQMQGMKRAYPGEASYGGQQYGPNGQFPPQQGQYPPSNASRPLPSPNYPGQRMPGQPGQGQYPPGMPMGQYYKQEQFNGQSPNFPGGGFSYSQGNGPSRPGNYPHSPVPGNPTPPMTPGSTIPPYLSPNPDVKPQFPPDMKPNMTALPPPPGNPNEELRLTFPVRDGVVLEPFRLEHNLAVSNHVFHLRPSVHQTLMWRSDLELQFKCYHHEDRQMNTNWPASVQVSVNATPLTIERGDNKTSHKPLHLKHVCQPGRNTIQITVTACCCSHLFVLQLVHRPSVRSVLQGLLKKRLLPAEHCITKIKRNFSSVAASAGNATLNGEDGVEQTAIKVSLKCPVTFRRIQLPARGHDCKHVQCFDLESYLQLNCERGTWRCPVCNKTALLEGLEVDQYMWGILNAIQNSEFEEVTIDPTCSWRPVPIKSELHIKEDPDGPLAKRFKTMSPSQMTMPNVVEMIAQLGPGSGPGPGSGPGSGVGLGHGGPGSGPSPYQSHPGPHGGGDYAGPGNGFHSHGNFDFPHGNPSGGGGGGGPGTGGGGGGGPPMSDFMHAPQLSHPPDAPGGLMSQDKPLNHGMSDSPRSHFSSLSPHLQMSHPDHSHNAIQQGMHMSPHHVHQSGQSLHHGGQSGQSLHHGGQSGQPPRQSSQPQSQHSGPQQQQNSHPHSDLNFNPSSDGPMGQGAQDMPEPSLDLLPELANPDELLSYLDPPDLPTNSNDDLLSLFENN, from the exons ATGAACAGCATGAAGCCGGGCCTCACGCACAG cgaTGGGTCCTTTCCCTACGACTCGGGCCCCTGGCAACAGAACACAAACCAGGCCCCCGGCTCGGTTTCCGTCGTCACCACAGTGTGGGGTGTGACCAACACATCGCAGAGTCAG GTGCTGGCCAACCACATGGCGAACAGCAACAACCCCATGAACCAGGGGGGCAACCCCATGAACGCCGGCATGGGGGGCAGCGGGCCGGGGCTCAACCCGCAGCAGTTCAgcgctcagcagcagcagcagttcgCTGCCAAGGGGGGCCCCAATCAGCAGTACATGCAGCAGGGCATGTACGGCCGGCCTGGGTACCCTGGGGGGCCTGGGGGATACGGCCAAGG TTACCCGGGGGGCCCCAACGGCGGTCCGGGCGGGATGGGCATGGTCCCTCACTCGCGCTCACCGGGCGACTTCACCCAACCggccgctgctgccgccgccgccgccgtcgccgccgctgccgccacgGCAACGGCCACGGCGACGGCCACCGTGGCCGCTCTTCAGGAGAGCCACAACAAGGACATGAACCAGTATGGCCAG ATGTGCTCTTCATTTCAGATGGGCCCTCAACAGTCCTACAACAGCCAGTTCATGAGCCCGCGAGGCCCTCCCGGAGGCATGAATCCGGCCAACATGGGGTCGCCCATGAACCCCAACATGAACGGCCCCCCCATGGGCATGAACCAAACTCGAGCCCCAGGCATGAGTCCCTTCGGCCCTCACGGCCAACGGATGCCCCAGCAAGGCTACCCCGGAGGGCCCAGGCCGGGCATGCAGATGCAGGGCATGAAGAGAGCGTATCCTGGAGAG GCCAGCTACGGAGGTCAACAGTACGGGCCCAACGGTCAGTTCCCTCCTCAGCAAGGCCAGTACCCCCCGTCCAACGCCTCCAGACCCCTGCCCTCTCCCAACTACCCCGGCCAGAGGATGCCAGGGCAGCCGGGCCAGGGACAGTACCCCCCCGGGATGCCCATGGGCCAGTACTACAAG CAAGAGCAATTCAACGGTCAAAGTCCTAACTTCCCTGGAGGCGGATTCTCTTACAGCCAAGGCAACGGG CCCTCGCGACCGGGCAACTACCCCCACTCCCCTGTCCCGGGTAACCCAACACCGCCCATGACCCCGGGAAGTACCATCCCCCCTTACCTGTCCCCCAACCCGGACGTCAAGCCCCAGTTCCCCCCCGACATGAAACCAAATATGACAGCacttcctcctccgcctg GCAACCCCAACGAGGAGCTGCGGCTGACCTTCCCAGTGAGGGACGGGGTGGTGCTGGAGCCCTTCAGGCTGGAGCACAACCTGGCCGTCAGCAACCACGTCTTCCACCTGCGGCCCTCCGTGCACCAGACACTCATGTGGAG GTCGGACCTGGAACTGCAGTTCAAGTGCTACCACCACGAGGACCGGCAGATGAACACCAACTGGCCGGCGTCCGTACAGGTCAGCGTCAACGCCACGCCCCTCACCATCGAGAGGGGCGACAACAAGACTTCCCACAAGCCCTTGCACTTGAAGCATGTCTGTCAGCCTGGGAGGAACACCATCCAGATCACGGTCACCGCCTGTTGCTGT TCCCACCTGTTTGTGCTGCAGCTGGTCCACAGACCATCTGTGCGCTCTGTCCTCCAGGGTCTGTTGAAGAAGAGGCTTCTACCGGCAGAACATTGCATCACCAAAA TCAAGAGGAACTTCAGCAGTGTCGCTGCCTCTGCTGGCAACGCCACCCTGAACGGGGAAGACGGCGTGGAGCAGACGGCCATTAAAGTCTCCCTCAAATGCCCCGTCACCTTCAGACGCATCCAGCTGCCGGCGCGCGGACACGACTGCAAACACGTCCAG TGTTTTGATTTGGAGTCCTACCTGCAGCTCAACTGTGAGAGAGGAACGTGGAGGTGTCCTGTATGCAA TAAAACGGCGTTGTTGGAAGGCCTGGAGGTGGATCAGTACATGTGGGGTATCCTGAACGCCATCCAGAA TTCTGAATTTGAGGAGGTCACCATCGACCCCACCTGCAGCTGGAGACCGGTGCCCATCAAGTCGGAGCTGCACATCAAGGAGGACCCCGACGGGCCCCTGGCCAAACGCTTCAAGACCATGAGCCCCAGCCAGATGACCATGCCCAACGTGGTGGAGATGATCGCCCAGCTGGGGCCTGGTTCCGGACCGGGTCCCGGCTCTGGACCCGGGTCTGGTGTAGGCCTCGGACATGGTGGTCCCGGTTCTGGTCCGAGCCCCTACCAGTCTCATCCTGGTCCACATGGCGGGGGAGACTACGCTGGACCAG gCAACGGTTTCCACAGTCACGGGAACTTTGACTTCCCCCACGGTAATCCCtcaggtgggggaggtggaggaggaccgggtacaggaggagggggagggggaggacccCCTATGAGCGACTTCATGCACGCCCCCCAGCTCTCCCATCCCCCGGACGCCCCTGGTGGTCTGATGTCCCAGGACAAGCCCCTCAACCATGGGATGTCCGACTCA CCTCGATCtcacttttcctctctctcccctcaccttcAGATGTCCCATCCCGACCACTCCCACAATGCCATTCAGCAGGGCATGCACATGTCTCCGCACCACGTGCACCAATCGGGGCAGTCGTTGCATCACGGCGGCCAATCGGGGCAGTCGTTGCATCATGGCGGCCAATCGGGGCAGCCGCCTCGCCAGTCGTCGCAGCCCCAGTCCCAGCATAGCgggcctcagcagcagcagaacagtCACCCCCACAGCGATCTGAATTTTAACCCCTCTTCGGATGGGCCAATGGGGCAGGGAGCCCAGGACATGCCCGAGCCCTCCCTGGAT CTGCTTCCAGAGCTGGCCAACCCTGACGAGTTGCTCTCCTACTTGGACCCTCCTGACCTTCCGACCAATAGCAATGATGATCTCCTGTCCCTCTTTGAGAACAACTAG